The Prevotella melaninogenica genome window below encodes:
- a CDS encoding Fic family protein: protein MNESRDILQYLHYHPLSSRGDISTGTAFKGSDATLKRMITAGIKAGDIVAEGKARATRYRLSPQAQLLMPLNLDTYFALEVDKRQVQRSYNFELINGLLTETRLFSDKEQAHLDALQDEFRQHVNELTDNEYRKEMERLGIDLSWKSSQIEGNTYTLLETERLLRESKTAEGKSKEEAVMLLNHKDALSFVLDNPDYLQELTVSHIEDIHQLLTKDLSIDKGLRRHRVGITGTNYHPLDNEFQIREAMREACELINSKSNIFEKALLTLVLLSYIQPFSDGNKRTARITSNAILIANDYCPLSFRSVDSIDYKKAMLIFYEQNSLYAFKQIFMEQFEFAVKEYF from the coding sequence ATGAATGAATCAAGAGATATATTGCAATATCTGCATTATCATCCACTCTCTTCTCGTGGTGATATTTCTACAGGAACGGCTTTCAAAGGTAGTGATGCGACTTTGAAACGTATGATAACAGCTGGCATTAAGGCAGGAGACATCGTGGCAGAAGGAAAAGCACGTGCTACTCGTTATAGGCTTTCTCCCCAAGCCCAGTTGCTGATGCCACTCAATCTTGATACTTATTTCGCGCTTGAAGTGGATAAGCGACAGGTGCAAAGAAGTTACAATTTTGAGTTAATTAATGGTCTACTCACAGAAACAAGACTTTTCTCAGACAAAGAGCAAGCTCACCTTGATGCATTACAAGATGAATTTCGGCAGCATGTCAATGAGTTGACTGATAATGAGTATCGTAAGGAGATGGAGCGGTTAGGAATTGATCTTAGTTGGAAGTCTTCGCAAATAGAAGGTAACACATATACTTTGCTTGAAACAGAACGTTTGCTCCGTGAGAGCAAGACAGCTGAAGGTAAGTCGAAAGAAGAGGCTGTGATGCTACTCAATCATAAGGATGCTTTGAGCTTTGTCCTTGACAACCCAGACTATCTACAGGAACTAACGGTTAGTCATATAGAGGATATTCACCAATTACTAACAAAGGATCTCTCTATAGATAAAGGTCTTCGTCGTCATCGTGTGGGCATTACAGGTACTAATTACCACCCTTTAGATAATGAATTCCAAATCCGTGAGGCTATGAGAGAAGCCTGTGAACTAATCAATAGTAAGTCTAATATCTTTGAGAAAGCCCTACTCACACTCGTACTTCTGTCTTATATTCAACCCTTCTCAGATGGGAATAAGCGCACAGCACGTATTACGAGTAATGCAATACTTATTGCTAATGACTATTGTCCACTTAGTTTTCGTTCTGTAGACTCAATAGACTACAAGAAAGCTATGCTTATCTTTTATGAGCAAAATAGCCTTTATGCCTTTAAGCAAATATTCATGGAACAGTTTGAGTTTGCCGTAAAGGAGTATTTCTAA
- a CDS encoding ABC transporter ATP-binding protein has product MVINLSQLSVGYSLSHPVISDINLELRSGQLACLIGENGIGKSTLLKTLTGFLPKLKGSLLLGNRDIGSFSQRELARQVSIVLTQKPDVQNLTIEEIIGLGRSPYTGFFGRLRAEDRKVVDDAIATMGIENLRGRMIQTLSDGERQKVMIAKALAQETPIILLDEPTAFLDFPSKAETFQSLQRMAHERDKLILLSTHDLELAVRFADSLLEVKKGTLQAVSASEVKASIRAIIDS; this is encoded by the coding sequence ATGGTTATCAACTTATCTCAGTTATCAGTAGGCTATTCGCTGTCCCATCCTGTTATCTCTGACATCAACTTAGAGTTACGGAGTGGGCAGTTAGCATGCTTGATAGGAGAGAATGGAATTGGTAAATCAACCCTTTTAAAGACCCTCACAGGCTTTCTTCCGAAGTTGAAAGGTAGCCTTTTGTTGGGTAATCGTGATATCGGCTCTTTCTCTCAGCGGGAACTTGCACGGCAGGTGAGTATTGTTTTGACACAAAAACCAGATGTGCAGAACCTCACGATAGAGGAGATAATAGGCTTGGGAAGGTCGCCTTATACAGGTTTCTTTGGTCGATTGCGTGCGGAAGACCGTAAGGTTGTCGATGATGCAATCGCTACGATGGGGATTGAAAACCTCAGAGGGAGAATGATTCAGACTCTTTCTGATGGCGAAAGGCAGAAGGTAATGATTGCGAAAGCACTGGCTCAAGAAACCCCTATCATCTTACTTGATGAGCCAACAGCCTTCCTCGATTTTCCTTCTAAGGCTGAAACCTTTCAGTCTTTACAGCGAATGGCACATGAAAGGGATAAACTTATCCTCCTATCAACGCATGACTTAGAACTCGCTGTACGCTTTGCTGATAGCTTGTTGGAGGTAAAGAAGGGTACTTTACAAGCTGTGTCTGCATCGGAAGTGAAGGCTTCTATCCGTGCAATCATTGATAGTTAG
- a CDS encoding putative transporter, translated as MDWINGLFAIPSALQAVVVLSLVCTVGLGLGKIRVAGISLGIAFVFFFGIAAGSFGLQVDEQMLNYCETFGLVIFVYTLGLSVGPTFFGSFRHEGTLFNLWSLGVIFLGTIMSVVLSYAMNVPMSSMVGILCGATTNTPALGAAQQALQHAGHSGGPAALATAVTYPLGVVGVIFAMIFLRKFFVKPSDLVVHSGAEDDHTYIGQFVVLNPAVNGKTIAEIAKGTHRKFIISRIWRGDEVIVPMSTTVLQANDNLLVASKREEVPAMEILFGKQVNRDLNKEQVDWNHLDTKVESRVIILSNGVLNGKKLGQLHLRDAYNVNVSRVIRADIKLLATQDLVLRYGDRLTLVGQPEAIDHAETFLGNSVKTLNEPNLAVIFLGMLLGLALGTIPLNIPGMDSPIRLGIAGGPIIMGILAGAFGPRLHFIAYTTRSASLMLRKLGLSLYLACLGLDAGKDFLDTVVRPEGLLWIGLGFALTVVPVVIVGLIALRLKKFDFGTICGILCGSMANPMALGYANDTVKGETSNISYASVYPLGMFARVIIAQILVMFFV; from the coding sequence ATGGACTGGATTAACGGACTATTTGCCATTCCTTCTGCCCTACAGGCAGTCGTGGTCCTCTCGCTGGTTTGTACAGTGGGATTGGGCTTAGGTAAGATTAGAGTAGCAGGCATATCACTTGGTATTGCCTTTGTATTCTTTTTTGGTATTGCTGCGGGTAGTTTTGGCTTGCAGGTAGATGAGCAGATGCTTAATTACTGTGAGACTTTCGGATTGGTTATCTTCGTCTATACACTCGGACTGAGTGTAGGACCAACCTTCTTTGGCTCTTTCCGACATGAAGGAACCTTGTTTAATCTGTGGAGTTTAGGCGTTATCTTCTTGGGAACCATTATGTCTGTCGTGCTCTCATATGCAATGAATGTACCGATGTCAAGCATGGTTGGTATCCTTTGTGGTGCTACAACGAATACGCCAGCACTTGGTGCAGCACAGCAAGCATTGCAACATGCGGGGCATAGTGGTGGTCCGGCAGCATTGGCAACAGCCGTTACTTATCCATTAGGTGTTGTCGGTGTTATCTTTGCCATGATATTTCTTCGTAAGTTCTTTGTGAAGCCTTCCGACTTAGTAGTACATTCGGGAGCAGAAGACGATCATACTTATATCGGACAGTTTGTTGTTCTTAATCCAGCCGTTAATGGTAAAACAATCGCTGAGATAGCAAAAGGAACACATCGAAAGTTTATTATCTCACGTATTTGGCGTGGTGATGAAGTCATCGTTCCGATGAGTACAACGGTCCTACAAGCTAATGATAATCTGCTTGTAGCGTCCAAACGCGAAGAAGTTCCAGCTATGGAGATACTCTTCGGAAAGCAGGTTAACCGCGACTTGAATAAGGAACAGGTGGATTGGAACCATCTTGATACGAAGGTGGAGAGCCGTGTTATCATCTTGTCAAACGGTGTGTTAAATGGTAAAAAGCTTGGTCAACTTCATTTGCGAGATGCTTATAATGTCAATGTGAGCCGTGTTATTCGTGCTGATATCAAGCTGTTGGCAACGCAAGACCTTGTCCTTCGTTATGGTGACCGCCTTACCTTGGTGGGTCAACCAGAGGCTATTGATCATGCAGAGACCTTCTTGGGCAACTCTGTTAAGACGCTTAACGAACCTAATCTTGCTGTCATCTTCCTCGGAATGCTTCTTGGTTTGGCTTTAGGAACAATCCCTCTCAACATTCCTGGTATGGACTCACCAATCCGATTGGGTATTGCTGGTGGTCCAATCATCATGGGTATATTGGCTGGAGCCTTTGGTCCTCGTTTGCATTTCATTGCTTATACGACGCGTAGTGCCTCACTCATGCTTCGTAAGTTGGGCTTATCACTCTATCTGGCGTGCTTAGGCTTGGATGCTGGTAAAGACTTCCTCGATACCGTTGTGCGCCCAGAAGGTTTGCTATGGATAGGTTTAGGCTTTGCACTTACCGTTGTTCCGGTTGTCATTGTTGGGTTAATAGCCCTGCGATTGAAGAAGTTTGACTTCGGCACTATCTGTGGTATCCTTTGCGGTTCGATGGCTAATCCAATGGCATTGGGCTACGCCAACGATACGGTAAAGGGTGAAACGAGCAACATTAGTTATGCTTCGGTTTATCCTTTGGGCATGTTTGCCAGGGTTATTATTGCACAGATATTAGTCATGTTCTTCGTCTGA
- a CDS encoding pyridoxamine kinase, which yields MSKKHILLVNDIAGYGKVATAAMLPILSYLGHPVYNLPTALVSNTLDYGKFNILETTDYIKGVFPVWKELGFSFDAIATGFIASERQAKLVADYCREQAERGTTIFVDPIMGDEGKLYNGVTAATINSMREMISVADLTFPNYTEACYLTSSKYDEKGVSFEEAKRLLDGLRLIGTKSAMITSILVDGTPSVVGYNHATDKYFTLPYTEIPVHFPGTGDIFSAILIGHLLDGEELIPSTQKAIDGVYKLIDLNKDNKDKNRGIPLEKYLGVL from the coding sequence ATGAGTAAGAAACATATACTCCTCGTTAATGACATAGCAGGATACGGAAAGGTTGCAACGGCAGCCATGCTTCCTATATTGTCCTACTTGGGACATCCCGTTTATAACCTCCCTACAGCGTTGGTATCCAATACGCTCGACTATGGTAAGTTCAATATCCTTGAGACAACCGACTATATCAAAGGCGTATTCCCAGTATGGAAGGAACTTGGCTTTAGCTTTGATGCGATTGCGACGGGCTTTATCGCTTCAGAACGACAGGCAAAACTGGTAGCAGACTATTGTCGTGAGCAGGCTGAACGTGGTACGACTATCTTTGTAGACCCGATTATGGGTGATGAAGGAAAGCTCTATAATGGTGTGACAGCTGCAACAATCAACTCTATGCGAGAGATGATTAGCGTAGCCGACCTTACTTTCCCTAATTACACAGAAGCGTGTTATCTTACATCAAGTAAGTATGATGAGAAGGGAGTTAGTTTCGAAGAAGCTAAACGATTGCTGGATGGTTTGCGACTGATAGGTACAAAGTCGGCAATGATTACTTCTATTCTCGTTGATGGTACACCGTCTGTTGTAGGTTATAACCATGCAACAGATAAGTATTTTACACTACCTTATACCGAGATACCAGTACATTTCCCAGGTACGGGTGATATCTTCTCGGCAATCCTCATTGGTCATCTGTTAGACGGTGAAGAGTTAATTCCAAGTACACAGAAGGCTATTGATGGCGTTTATAAACTGATAGATCTCAATAAAGACAACAAAGACAAAAACAGGGGAATCCCTTTGGAGAAGTATCTTGGTGTCTTGTAA